CTTGACGGCGCCTGCCCAGAAGCTCAATATCTAGGGGCCTCCTGCCGCCGCAACCCCAACATGTGGGAATCATGTGGGAAAATGGACTTCCTCCCGGGAAGCCCTGGGGAGACGGGTCGGGAGCTGCGTAGCCCCACTCGACGTCACCCGCACGCAGCGGACCTCAGCCCTGTTCGGAGACCCAACCGTGGATAACCCCCTGCCCTCCTCCGGATCGTCCGACGACCTCGACGCCTCGGCCCCCCAGCCCGCGGCGGACGTGCGCGGCGTGCGCGCGGGACGCCGGGGTGAGTCCGCCGCCGGCCGCGGCCAGAAGGGGGAGCGGCGCACCACCGGCACCGCCCCCGGCGGCCTCCGGATCGAGCGGCGCTTCACCCGCGAGGGGGTCCACCCCTACGACGCGGTGCAGTGGGAGAAGCGCACCGCCGCCATCGGCAACGAGAAGGGCGAGACCGTCTTCGAGCAGCGCGACTGCGACATCCCGGCGTCGTGGTCGCAGATGGCCACCAACGTGGTGGTGAGCAAGTACTTCCGCGGCCCCCTCGACACCCCGCGGCGCGAGACCAGCGTCCGCCAGGTGATCTCCCGGGTGGCCGACACCATCGCCGCCTGGGGCCTCGAGGGCGGCTACCTGGCCGGGCCCGAGTCGGCCCGCGCCTTCCAGGACGAGCTGACCCACCTGGTGCTCCACCAGATGATGTCGTTCAACAGCCCGGTCTGGTTCAACGTGGGGGTGCCCGGCACCCGTCCCCAGGCCTCGGCGTGCTTCATCAACAGCGTCGACGACACCATGGACTCGATCCTGAAGCTGGCCCACACCGAGGGCATGCTCTTCAAGTACGGCAGCGGCACGGGCACCAACCTCAGCCCGATCCGCTCCTCGCAGGAGGCGCTCGCCGGCGGCGGCGCGGCCAGCGGCCCGGTCTCCTTCATGCGCGGCTTCGATGCATTCGCGGGAGTCATCAAGTCGGGGGGCACCACCCGGCGCGCCGCCAAGATGGTGATCCTCAACGTCGACCATCCCGACATCCGCGAGTTCATCACCTGCAAGGTGACCGAGGAGCGCAAGGCCTGGGCACTGATCGAGGCCGGCTACGACGGCGCCTTCACCGGCGAGGCCTACGCGTCGATCTTCTTCCAGAACAGCAACAACTCGGTCCGGGTCACCGACGACTTCATGCGCGCGGTGATCGAGGACCGGGACTGGCACCTGCGGGCGGTCACCGACTCCGAGCGCATCCTCCACACCGTGAAGGCGCGCGAGCTGATGCGGCTGATGGCGGAGTCGGCGCACCAGTGCGGCGACCCCGGCATGCAGTACGACACCACCATCAACGACTGGCACACCTCGGCGAACTCGGGGCGGATCAACGCGAGCAACCCCTGCAGCGAGTACATGTATCTCGACGACTCGGCCTGCAACCTCGCCTCGCTCAACCTCATGACCTTCCTCCGCGAGGACGGCACCTTCGACGTCGCCGGGTTCCGGCATGCGGTCAGCATCACCATCACCGCGATGGAGATCCTGGTCAGCAACGCCAGCTACCCGACCCCGCGGATCGCCGAGAACAGCGAGCGCTACCGGCCGCTGGGGCTGGGCTACGCCAACCTCGGCGCCCTGCTGATGGCGCGGAGCGCGCCCTACGACTCGCCGCAGGGACGCGAGCTGGCCTCCTGCATCACCGCGGTCATGACCGGCGAGGCCTACGCGCAGTCGGCGCGCATCGCCCGCGAGGTGGGCCCCTTCGCCGGCTATGCGGAGAACCGGCAGCCGATGCTGCGGGTGATCGGCAAGCACCGTGAGGCCGCCTACCGGATCGCCGACGACCACGTCGAGGCCCAGCTGCTCACCGCGGCGCGACGCGCCTGGGACGAGGCCCACGAGCTGGGCGCGGTGCACGGCTACCGCAACGGCCAGGCGACGGTGCTGGCGCCCACCGGCACCATCGGATTCATGATGGACTGCGACACCACCGGGGTCGAGCCCGACATCGCGCTGGTGAAGTACAAGAAGCTGGTCGGCGGCGGGATGCTGAAGATCGTCAACCGCACCGTGCCGCTGGCGCTGCGCCGGCTCGGCTACGGCGAGGCGGCGGTCAAGGACATCGTCGCCCACATCGACGCCAAGGACACCATCGAGGGCGCGCCCCACCTGCGCGAGGAGGACCTCGCCGTCTTCGACTGCGCCTTCAAGCCCGCCGGCGGCACCCGGTCGATCGCCTGGCAGGGGCACGTGCGGATGATGGGCGCGGTCCAGCCGTTCCTCTCCGGCGCCATCTCCAAGACGGTGAACATGCCCCAGGACGCGACCGTCGACGACGTCGAGCGCGCCTACCTCGACGCCTGGAAGATGGGGCTGAAGGCGCTCGCCATCTACCGCGACGGCAGCAAGCGCAGCCAGCCGGTGGGCACGACGATCGCCAGCACCACCGGCGCCAAGCAGACCGCCGACCGGCCGCTGCGCCGCCGCCTCCCCTCCGAGCGCCAGGCGGTGACCCACAAGTTCGAGATCGGCGGCCACGAGGGCTACATCACCGTCGGCCTCTACGAGGACGGCACCCCCGGCGAGATCTTCGTGAAGATGGCCAAGGAGGGATCGACGGTCAGCGGCCTGATGGACAGCTTCGCCACCGCGATCTCGCTCACCCTGCAGTACGGCGTCCCGCTCAAGGTGCTGGTCGACAAGTTCTCGCACGCGCGGTTCGAGCCCAGCGGCTACACCGGCAACCCCGAGATCCCGATCGCCAAGTCGATCATGGACTACATCTTCCGCTGGCTGGCCTCGCGGTTCCTGCCCTGGGAGGAGCGCGATGCGCTCGGCATCATCCGCCGCGACGGCACCGAGCCCGGTGACGAGCCCCAGCTGGAGACACGCATCGTCGCGGCGCCCGCGGTGGCGGCGGCCCGCCACGACGTGCCGGTGGTGAGCCGCACCGCGCCCACCGCCTTCCTCAACCAGGAGGACGCTCCCTCCTGCAGCGACTGCGGCAGCCTGATGGTGCGCTCGGGAGCCTGCTACAAGTGCCTCAACTGCGGAGGCACCAGCGGCTGCAGCTGAGTGTGAGGCGACAAAAAGTCGGCTCCGAGCGGGACGCCGCGTGGCGCGGGCGTCAGCGCTCGGTAGCCGCCGGCGGAAGATCACGGGGGACCGGGGGCTTGTGGATCAAGCCCCCGGTCCTCGCCGAGCCAGAGTTCGCTCTGGCACCCAATTTGGGTGCTGTTCGCCATCCTCTCCGACGACGCCTGGAACGCCACCGCCGGGTTCGTCATCGGCCTTCGACATCCATCTCATCCCGACCAATGCCCTGAACCCGACCCCTCCCTGGTCGCCCCGTCCCACCCGATGCACGGCCACCCAGGGTGCCGCGATCGGTCGCGGCCTCCAGCAGCTGCTCGGACTCTGAGGTTCTCGAACGCTCTTCAGGAGGTCGTCTCCGCGATCCTGGGCCCGGTCCTTCTTCCTGGGGAGACCGACCAGGTTGGAGAAGCCTGGTCAGAGCGGACTTATTGACGCTCTAGAGCCGATTTGATGTCGGCTCCAGGCGACCAAGTACCGGGGGCTTGTCTGATCGATCAAGCGCGTCCTCACAGCGCGCGCTCGGTCTTCTCCTTGAGCGAGATCCACCGGTCGGGTTTGATCATCGCAGCCACCAACTCCGGCCAAAAGGTCGCATGGCGAGTGGAGAAGGTTACGACCTCACCATCACCAATCTTGAACCTGCGCTCCGGACTTTCGTGGCGGGGCGACTTGATACGCAACGTGTGGCTGCCGGGATCGACCGGTACGTCGACAGTAGAGCCGGGAGCGATGGAACCAACGGCTTGACCGTCGAGGACGATCGCGAAATCCTTATTGCCTTCCACAATGATGCGGCCCGCGGAGGGGACCGAATTCATAAGGCCCGACTTCCTCGACACCCTCAGCGTCGCCGCCATTCAAACTGTCTCCCAAGTCTTCTTCGACAACCAGTGTACTTCGACCAGCGGTGATCGATTCCGCCGTCCATCGGAACCGGCGAACACCTATGACCGCAAATCAACGGCATGGGCGACGCTGGCAAAGACTCCACAGCTGAGTGAGCGGTGCAGGGATCCGGGCGGCGCGGTTCGCGCCGCCCGTCCTCGTCTCCGTGAGAGTGGTAGGGTGCTGGCATGGCCCGGCAGACCGTCCCCGTCACCCCCGATGGCGGTCCCGGAGTGTGCGACGGATGCGGCGCCGAGAGTGAGGCCCGGAGCATCGTCCACGCCTACTCGCCGAAGAGCCTCTGCTCGACCTGTGCGGGGGCCTTCGTCGAGGGCGACGACGCCGTCGTCGCCGCCGTGTTCGCGATCGTGCCCGAGGACACCAGCGCGCGCTCGCGCCGCCGCCAGCAGAAGTCCGGGCGGTAGGCGGCCACCTCCGGGGCTGAGCCCGGGCCGCTGCGGATCGTCACCGGGAGACCACCGGGCCGTGCGCCCCGCGCCCGACGATGGTCACCATGCCGATCGACGAGCCGCCCTCCGGGGGGCAGGGCTGGAGCATCCGCGAGACCGCGCCCGTGGAGGCGGTGGAGCCCGACCCCGGTGAGGGCGAGCCGCCGCCGGCTCCGGCGTGGGCGCCGCCACCGCCACCGCCGCCACGGGCGTCCGCGGCCGCCCGGGTCACCGTGATCCCCTGGGTGCTGCTGCTCGTCGCCGGCGCCGCCGCCGCGGTGATGCTGGTCCGCCACAATGACGGCGGTCTGGTCACCCCGGACAGCATCGCCGGCGAGCACCGGCTCGGCGGTGGCGAGTACGACCGCGCCGTCTCCACCGTGCAGGACATGCTGCGCGCGCTGGAGCCGCAGATCACGTCGGTGGTCTTCGCCGCCTACTCTCCGAACGGCGCCGCGGGCGTGCCCGGGCACATGGTGTTCGCCGAGAAGGGGGTCGCCCAGGACGCCGTCCAGAGCCTGCGGGCGTTCACCGGGCAGAGCATGGGCTACGGCTCGGGGGCGTTCTCGGTGGGCGCGCCCACGGTCGCGGCGAGCGGCGGCGAGAGCTTCACCTGCCTCAGCGCGTCGGGCAGCGGCCTGCCCGCGATGACGATGTGCTTCTGGTCGGACGCGAGCCCGGCGAACGCCGGTGGGGTGATGTGCATGTCCGGGTCCGAGGTGCACACCTGCGCCGACTACGCCGGGGTGGCTCGCCGGGCGGTGCTCGGCGGCTGAGGCTCGACTGCGCAGCCGCGGCCGGCGGGGGACCACTCCACCAGCAGGCCGCAACGGTCGCCCCGGACCAGGGTCTCGCCCCACTCCACCGGGCGCTCGCCGGCGCGGCCGAGGCGCTCGACCGCGAGCACGGTCTGACGCTTCTCGAGGCCGAGGAGGCGGCGGGGCTCGCCGCTCGGGACGGCGAGGCCGACCCGTTCGGAGCCGGCGTCGACCCGCAGCCCGCACCACCGGTCGAGCGCGGCGTGGAGGGGGATGGAGGCGAAGTCGACGTCGAGCAGCGGCGCGGCGCCGGCCCCGGGGAGCCAGACCCGGTCATGGGCCGCGGGGAGGCCGTCCACCGTCCAGAGCCGTTCGAGGTGGAGGAGCGGGGCGGTGGCGGGCAGCCCCAGCTCGGCGGCCGCCCTCGGCTCCGCGCTGCGGTCGAGCCGGAGCACCCGGACCCGCCAGCCCGGCGCCGCCTCCACCGCGGCGAGCAGGCTGCGGGGCCGGGCCGCCGTCGGAGCCGCCGCATCGAGGCCGCGGACGAAGGTGCCGCGGCCGCGCGCGGCGGTGACCAGGCCGGCCTCCCGGAGCCTGCGGATCGCCTCCCGCACGGTCTGGCGGCTGACCTCGTAGTCGGCGGCGAGCCGGGCCTCGGGGGGCAGCCGGCCGTCGAGCTCGGCAGCGAGGAGGCGGCGGCGCAGCTCCTCGGTCAGCTGGGCCCAGAGCGGCAGCGGACTGGCCCGGTCGAGTGCCTGCATCGGCGTCACGATACACGAATGTCCGTACATTCGTAAGGTCGAAACATCGGTCATCTGGGCGGGCCGGCCTGCCGGAGCGGCGTCAGCAGGAGGGTCGGTTGGAACCCGTCCGGGCGCGGCGCCGGAGGGGCTCACCCGAACGGACGGAACGGCCGGGCAGGTGATAGCCTCCCAGGATGGTGGGACGGGCCACGACGGCGGCGCTCCGCGTCATCTACGCGGCGTTCGTGCTCGTCTGGGTCGCGTTCGCCATCCGGTCCGCCCGCGAGGGCCGGCAGCAGGAGGCGCTCGTCTTCGGGACGGTGGCGGCGGCCTGGCTGGGAGTGGTGATCTGGGTCCTGCTCCGGCCCACCCGGTGGGGGGGACGCTGACCCGGTCTCACTCGTCGTAGCCGGCCAGCCCCAGGCGCAGCGGCACCACCCGGTCGGTGACGATGATGCCGACGCCGCAGCGCATCACCCGGTGCACCGCCTCGAGGCGGTTGACGGTCCAGGCGGCGACCGGCAGGCCGAGCCGGGCGGCGGTGTCGCAGAGCTCAGGGCTGACCGCCCGGTGCGCCACCACCACCCCGGCGGCGGCGACCTCCCCGCTGAGCCGGGCGAGGTGCACGGGGAGGTCGCGGCGCCAGGGGAGGGCGGCGAGGTGGAGCAGCTCGATGCGCCGCTGGCGGGGGGCGCGCGCCGCGCTCAGCACGCCGGCGGCGAGCGGGGCGAGGCCGCGGGGGTCGCGGCGGCGGCAGGCGATGCCGGCGACGGTGCGGATCCAGGGCGAGGGGCCGGTGGGGATCCCGGGGAGGCTGCGCCAGCGAGGCACCCGCGGCGCCCGCCGCCGGAGCTCGAGCAGGTCCCCCTCGACGTCGCCGGAGACCGCGAAGGCCTCGGGGTCGCGGCGCCGCGCCAGCCAGCCGGCCAGCACCGGCGCCACCGCGGGGCCCTTGAGGTCGAGCACCACCGGGATCCGCCCGCCCACCACCTCGACGGCGTCGTCGAGGCAGAGCAGATCGCCGCACTCGGCGCGCAGCTCCGCGGCGGTCAGCTGCTCGACCCGGCGGCCGGAGGGGAGGCGGCGGTCGTGACGGAGCAGCAGCCGCCGGTCACGGCTGACGCAGACGTCGAGCTCGATCCAGTCGACGTGGATGCGGAGGGCGTCGGCAAGGGTGTCCCGGGTCGGCGCTCCCCCCGGACGCGCCGCCGCCAGACCTGCGTGGGCGATCCACCGAAGCCTCGACCGCCTCGAGAGCCGCGCGGTCAGCGGGTCACGCCACCCGGCGGCCGGGGATCGGACGGGTCTCCTGCGACATCCGCAGACCGCATCCGCGGCAGGAGGCGGTGCGGCGGGCGCCGCGGCCGTGGGCGGCGATGGCCTCGATGACCACCTCTCCCGTGCACCACGGACAGAGCACCGGCCCGGTCGCGAACGGGTCGGCGAGGTAGATCGCGGGCAGCTCCCGCGAGGCCGGTTCGGGCATGGGCATTCGGTGACCTCCTCGCCCCAGGGTAGCGGCGCGCGTCACCGCGGGGATTGTGCAGGGGATGAGAAATGCCCTCCCCCCGGTTATGGCGTGGCCGTGCACCTGGAGCGGGATCGGGCGGTGCGGTCTGTGCGTTCGGCCGATCTCGAGACATCCTGGCGATGATGCTGGGCGGGCCGCACCATCGTCCGGCGGGGCGGCTTGGCAAGGAGCGCCGAAGCCGCCGCCCACCTCGGTGCGTCAGCCTCGTCATGGTGACATCAGGCCCAGAGGAACCCTACCGTGACCAACCCCCGCCGCCCTCCACATTCCACCCCACGGCGCGCCGGCGCCCTCCACCTCACCCCCTGGCCGGCGGTCGTGGTCAGCACCGCCACGGCGTCCGCGCCGGTGCCTCCACGGGTGCACCCGGTGAACTGTCCCGGCTGCGCCTTCGACGGCGGCGGCCGCCCGGTGGCGGTCACCTCCGAGCCGACCCCGGCCTGGCAGCGGGGGATGCGGCCGATCAGCCTCTGAGGCCGCTCATTCGCCGGCGGCCCGCTCGACGTGGCCGCCGAACTCCTTGCGCATCGCCGACAGGATGCGATCGCCGAAGTCGGCGAGCCCGCGGGAGCTGAAGCGGCCGTAGAGGGCGGCGCTCAGCACGTTGGCGGGCACGCCCTCGTCGACGGCGGCGAGCACCGTCCAGCGCCCCTCGCCGGAATCGGAGACCCGGCCCCCGAACGCCTCCAGCCTCGGGGACTCCACGAACGCCTTGGCGGTGAGGTCGAGCAGCCAGGAGGCGACCACGCTCCCCCGGCGCCAGACCTCGGTCACATCGGCGACATCGATGTCGTACTGGTAGTACTCTGGGTTGGTGAGCGGTGCCGTCTCGGCGTCTCCGACCACCTCCCGCTTGCCCACGTTGGCGTTGCGCAGCACGTTCAGCCCCTCGGCGTAGGCCGCCATGAGGCCGTACTCGATGCCGTTGTGCACCATCTTCACGAAGTGGCCCGCGCCGGAGGGTCCGCAGTGCAGGTAGCCCATCTCGGCGGGGGTGGGATCGCCCACACGCCCGGGGGTGCGGGGCGCCGCGTCGATGCCCGGTGCGATGGTGCGGAAGATCGGATCGAGCCGGTCCACCACCTCGGTCTCACCGCCGATCATCAGGCAGTAGCCGCGCTCCAGCCCCCAGACGCCACCGCTGGTGCCGACGTCGACGTAGTGGAGGCCGCGCCCGGTCAGCGCCGCGGCGCGATGGATGTCGTCGCGGTAGTAGGAGTTGCCGCCGTCGATGATGATGTCGCCGGCGTCCATGCGCTCGGCGAGCTCGTCGACGGTGCGACCGGTGAGCGCCGCCGGCACCATGATCCAGGCGGCACGCGGCACCGTCAGCCTGGCGACGAAGTCGTCGAGCGAGGCGGCGCCGATCGCCCCCTCGGCCTCGAGGCGGCCCACCGCCTCGGGATTGACGTCGAAGACCACGCACTCGTGCCCGGCACGCATCAGCCGGCGCACCAGGTTCGCGCCCATCCGTCCCAGGCCGATCATGCCCAGCTGCATCGAGCATCCTCCACTGATGGGTGCGTCCACGGCGCTGCCGGCATCATGACCCATCGGTGACCGGCACTCGATCCGACGTGACCCCCGCGCTGGGGCTGCCGGCGGCGGTGGTCGCCTGCCTGTTCGACCTCGACGGCGTGCTCACCCGGACGGCCACGGTGCACTTCGCCGCCTGGAAGCAGATGTTCGACGGCTACCTGCGGGACCGGGCGGCACGCACCGGCGAGCCGTTCACCGCCTTCGAGCAGCACGACTACAACGAGTACGTCGACGGCCGGCCGCGCGAGGACGGGGTGCGCGGCTTCCTCGCCTCGCGGGGCATCACCCTCCCCGAGGGCGGCCCCGGCGACCCCCCCGGCGCGGAGACGGTGGCCGCCCTCTCCGGCCGCAAGAACGAGCTGGTTCTCCGGGTGATCCGCGAGCAGGGGGTGGAGGTGTACCCGGGATCGGTGCGCTACGTTCGCGCGGTGGCCGACGCCGGACTCCGCCGGGCGGTGGTCTCGTCGAGCGCCAACTGCCGGGACATCCTCGCCGCCGCCGGGATCGACGACCTGTTCGAGGTGGTGGTCGACGGCCTCGTCGCCCACCGGCTGGGGCTCCGCGGCAAGCCCGCCCCGGACACGTTCCTCGAGGGCGCCCGCCAGCTCGGCGTCGAGCCCGCCCGGGCGGCGGTGTTCGAGGACGCGCTCGCCGGGGTGGAGGCGGGCCGCGCCGGTGGCTTCGCCTACGTGGTCGGGGTCGATCGGGTCGGGCAGGCCGAGGAGCTGCTCCGCCACGGCGCCGACGTCGTCGTCTCCGACCTCGCCGAGCTGCTGGGGCCGCGGTGATCCCCCATCCCGCGTTCTTCGTCGATCCCTGGTCGGTCGGCGAGTCGCACGTCGACATCGACGTCCTCCCCCAGGCGGAGTCGGTGTTCGCGCTCTCGAACGGGCACATCGGGCTGCGCGGCAACCTCGACGAGGGCGAGCCGCACGGCCTTCCCGGCACCTATCTCAACGGCTTCTACGAGGTGCGCCCGCTGCCCTACGCCGAGGCGGGATACGGCTATCCCGAGGACGGGCAGACGGTGGTCAACGTCACCAACGGCAAGATCATCCGGCTGCTCGTCGACGACGAGCCCTTCGACATTCGCTACGGACGCGTGCTCGCGCACGAGCGGGTGCTCGACCTCCGCGCCGGGGTGCTGCGCCGGGCCACC
Above is a genomic segment from Candidatus Dormiibacterota bacterium containing:
- a CDS encoding glycerophosphodiester phosphodiesterase family protein; translated protein: MGGRIPVVLDLKGPAVAPVLAGWLARRRDPEAFAVSGDVEGDLLELRRRAPRVPRWRSLPGIPTGPSPWIRTVAGIACRRRDPRGLAPLAAGVLSAARAPRQRRIELLHLAALPWRRDLPVHLARLSGEVAAAGVVVAHRAVSPELCDTAARLGLPVAAWTVNRLEAVHRVMRCGVGIIVTDRVVPLRLGLAGYDE
- the gnd gene encoding decarboxylating 6-phosphogluconate dehydrogenase — protein: MQLGMIGLGRMGANLVRRLMRAGHECVVFDVNPEAVGRLEAEGAIGAASLDDFVARLTVPRAAWIMVPAALTGRTVDELAERMDAGDIIIDGGNSYYRDDIHRAAALTGRGLHYVDVGTSGGVWGLERGYCLMIGGETEVVDRLDPIFRTIAPGIDAAPRTPGRVGDPTPAEMGYLHCGPSGAGHFVKMVHNGIEYGLMAAYAEGLNVLRNANVGKREVVGDAETAPLTNPEYYQYDIDVADVTEVWRRGSVVASWLLDLTAKAFVESPRLEAFGGRVSDSGEGRWTVLAAVDEGVPANVLSAALYGRFSSRGLADFGDRILSAMRKEFGGHVERAAGE
- a CDS encoding beta-phosphoglucomutase family hydrolase; protein product: MTGTRSDVTPALGLPAAVVACLFDLDGVLTRTATVHFAAWKQMFDGYLRDRAARTGEPFTAFEQHDYNEYVDGRPREDGVRGFLASRGITLPEGGPGDPPGAETVAALSGRKNELVLRVIREQGVEVYPGSVRYVRAVADAGLRRAVVSSSANCRDILAAAGIDDLFEVVVDGLVAHRLGLRGKPAPDTFLEGARQLGVEPARAAVFEDALAGVEAGRAGGFAYVVGVDRVGQAEELLRHGADVVVSDLAELLGPR
- a CDS encoding vitamin B12-dependent ribonucleotide reductase, which produces MDNPLPSSGSSDDLDASAPQPAADVRGVRAGRRGESAAGRGQKGERRTTGTAPGGLRIERRFTREGVHPYDAVQWEKRTAAIGNEKGETVFEQRDCDIPASWSQMATNVVVSKYFRGPLDTPRRETSVRQVISRVADTIAAWGLEGGYLAGPESARAFQDELTHLVLHQMMSFNSPVWFNVGVPGTRPQASACFINSVDDTMDSILKLAHTEGMLFKYGSGTGTNLSPIRSSQEALAGGGAASGPVSFMRGFDAFAGVIKSGGTTRRAAKMVILNVDHPDIREFITCKVTEERKAWALIEAGYDGAFTGEAYASIFFQNSNNSVRVTDDFMRAVIEDRDWHLRAVTDSERILHTVKARELMRLMAESAHQCGDPGMQYDTTINDWHTSANSGRINASNPCSEYMYLDDSACNLASLNLMTFLREDGTFDVAGFRHAVSITITAMEILVSNASYPTPRIAENSERYRPLGLGYANLGALLMARSAPYDSPQGRELASCITAVMTGEAYAQSARIAREVGPFAGYAENRQPMLRVIGKHREAAYRIADDHVEAQLLTAARRAWDEAHELGAVHGYRNGQATVLAPTGTIGFMMDCDTTGVEPDIALVKYKKLVGGGMLKIVNRTVPLALRRLGYGEAAVKDIVAHIDAKDTIEGAPHLREEDLAVFDCAFKPAGGTRSIAWQGHVRMMGAVQPFLSGAISKTVNMPQDATVDDVERAYLDAWKMGLKALAIYRDGSKRSQPVGTTIASTTGAKQTADRPLRRRLPSERQAVTHKFEIGGHEGYITVGLYEDGTPGEIFVKMAKEGSTVSGLMDSFATAISLTLQYGVPLKVLVDKFSHARFEPSGYTGNPEIPIAKSIMDYIFRWLASRFLPWEERDALGIIRRDGTEPGDEPQLETRIVAAPAVAAARHDVPVVSRTAPTAFLNQEDAPSCSDCGSLMVRSGACYKCLNCGGTSGCS
- a CDS encoding GntR family transcriptional regulator, whose amino-acid sequence is MQALDRASPLPLWAQLTEELRRRLLAAELDGRLPPEARLAADYEVSRQTVREAIRRLREAGLVTAARGRGTFVRGLDAAAPTAARPRSLLAAVEAAPGWRVRVLRLDRSAEPRAAAELGLPATAPLLHLERLWTVDGLPAAHDRVWLPGAGAAPLLDVDFASIPLHAALDRWCGLRVDAGSERVGLAVPSGEPRRLLGLEKRQTVLAVERLGRAGERPVEWGETLVRGDRCGLLVEWSPAGRGCAVEPQPPSTARRATPA